A stretch of DNA from Dehalobacterium formicoaceticum:
ATGATCAATCAGAGTTCCTTTTCACACCTCCGGTTTCATCTTATATGCCGGTGATGTTCCTATTTGTCCCCTATTAAGCATGACCTTTCATTGGATCACAAAAAAACACCTCGGCGTGGCACGCCGGGGTGTTTTTTTGCTCCACGTATAGGGTTTACCACGGGGACGTTTTGTTTGCCGCCATCAACCCGGCATAATTTTCAGAATAGATATTATTAAAGATAAAGATGGAACCTATTGCCAAGATAATACGTCAAACTAATAAACAATTCGCTAAGGGAAAAATAACTTAAGGAGCGTGCTGATCATGAAAAGAGCCGAAATACGGGTATTGATTGCCTTATTGGCAGGGTTAATGATCCTGGGAGCAGGAGTGCCTCTATCCATGGCTGCGCTCAAGCCACCTGCCCTCATGGTAGAATCTAATCCACCTTTTTAACGGAAACAATCATGGGGGTATGGATTAAAAAGAAAAACCAGGTTAATCGTTCGCCTGTCCTATGACGTTACTAAAGCAATGTCTTCCTGATATTTTAGAATAAAATTGAAGGTGTCTTTAATTCTTTCGTCCTCCAGCGATTCAATATTTAGAGCTAACAATACCTTTGCCCAGTCCAGGGTTTCGGCGATACTGGGTTTTTTGCGCAGCTTTTGTTTACGCAGTTGCTGAATAAAATCCACAATTTGCTGGGACAGCTTTTCAGATATTCCCGGCACTTTTGTTTTGATAATTTCTAATTCCCGATCAAAGTCAGGATAATCTATGAAATAATGGACACATCGGCGTTTCAAGCCGTCGCTGAAATCCCGGGAGCCATTGCTGGTCAAAAACATCATGGGGATGGATTTTGCTTTTACCGTGCCAAATTCGGGAATGGTAACCTGAAAATCAGACAGAGCTTCCAAAAGAAAACTTTCAAATTCTTCATCGCTTTTATCGATTTCATCAATCAAAAGCACCACCGGTTTTTCTGAAAGAAAAGCTTTCAGCAAGGGACGAGCCAGAAGAAAGTCGGGAGAAAAGATATCCTTTTGGGCGGAAGTCCAATTGGAATCATTTTTCGTAGTTGATTGCAAATATAAAAGCTGCTTTTGGTAATTCCATTCATAAAGGGCCTGATGTTCGTCCAGCCCTTCATAACACTGGAGTCGAATCAATTCCATATCAAAAGCCTGAGCCATGGACTTGGCCAGTTCTGTTTTTCCAACGCCTGCCGGACCTTCTAACAGAAGGGGTTTTTTTAAGAGAGAAGATAAACTTAAGATCGTGGCCAGGTTATGGTCGCATAAATAGTCTTCCCGTTTTAAATTTTCTTTAATTTCCTCAATAGACAGCATTTCAAACCTCCGCTGTATCGTATCATATAAATCAGTATATCATAAAAAAAAATTGAAATATAGACTGGGGAAAAAAGATCTTTCCTATGGTATGATAAAGATATATATGGAGGAAAATTTCTATGGAAAAGAAGCTATTATCATTTGTTCATGCTTTACGCCATGGGGGTCTGAAGGTTTCTCCCGGAGAGTTAATGGATGCGCTGACCTCCATTGCCACTTATGGTATTGAAGATCCGGAACAGTTTTATATCTTGTTAAAGGCTACACTTGTAAAAAGTGAAACGGATGGCGCGATTTTTGATCTAGCTTTTCGCTTATTTTTCCGGGAAGAGGCGGAGAAGCCTGGAGATTTGCAGAAGCCGGATTCCAGCACCGGATTTGGTACAAGCACTGATGGCTCCG
This window harbors:
- a CDS encoding AAA family ATPase, which encodes MLSIEEIKENLKREDYLCDHNLATILSLSSLLKKPLLLEGPAGVGKTELAKSMAQAFDMELIRLQCYEGLDEHQALYEWNYQKQLLYLQSTTKNDSNWTSAQKDIFSPDFLLARPLLKAFLSEKPVVLLIDEIDKSDEEFESFLLEALSDFQVTIPEFGTVKAKSIPMMFLTSNGSRDFSDGLKRRCVHYFIDYPDFDRELEIIKTKVPGISEKLSQQIVDFIQQLRKQKLRKKPSIAETLDWAKVLLALNIESLEDERIKDTFNFILKYQEDIALVTS